Genomic DNA from Synergistaceae bacterium:
GTCTATCAAATCCTTTAACATAGCTCGCAAAATTAGGATCAGGAAATGCCGAGTCAATATGAAGATCAGCAAATGCCGCCGAGATAATAATAAAACTCGACACAAGAATTAACGCATAAACCGCAAATTTTCTCATTTAGACATTGCACCTCTCTAAATATATTAAGCTGTAAAGTGCTATTTATTATATCCAAAACGTGAAAATCTAACAGGATAATTTATTTTTTCCTGATATAATTGCATGAAATATTTTCAATGAATAACCCAGAAAAATAAGAGATTTTACAGCTACATTTACAGCTACAAAAATATTAAAATTTTCCAGTTATAGCAAACACTCATAAAGCAAAAATTTTTTGTTGTATTGCAATTTTTCGCGCAAAATTTTTACCCGCAAATTATAATATTCTCAAGAAATTTTTAACGAGTTTGCTCAAGATAAAATCATATATAATTCAGCAAATTTTATAGAGACCAGCAAGAAATTTTTTATCAGAATCACAAATATATTTACGCGATAATAAATATAAAATTTTCCTGACTCACACATAAGCCAGCAAATAAAATTTTTACATGTTCAAGCAATATAAATTTTCTCATTCTGCATATAAGCCAGCAAAATTTACAGACTTCAAAAGAAATTTTTAACGCTATTCACAAATTTATTTATGAGTTCACGCAATATAAATTTTTCTCACTCGCATATAAAGCCGCAAATAAAATTTTTACATACTCACACGATATAACATTTTCACTAAATTTTTTGTGAGCACATGCAATATAAAATTTTTCATTATCCGTACAAGAAAGAATCTCGCAAAAAAATTTTTAATGTCATTCACAAATATATTTATGATTTTACACGATATAAATTTTTCTCACACGCATATAAAGCAGCAAATAAAATTTTTATACTCACTCACTATATAACTTAATAATATAAATCTCTCACACGATATAATAATTTCACAAGAAAATTTCTTGATTCATTTGCTATAATGACCGCAAAAATTTATTTAATGTTTATATGAAGGAGTCAAAAATTTATGAACGATATACTAATTGCTTATTTTTCCAAGAGCGGCCGGACTAAGAAAATAGCCGAATTAATTGCAAGTGAAATTAACGCCCCTCTTCATGAGATAATCACAGAAAAAAAATATCCAAAAAATTATTTCATGACTATTATACAAGCGCGCAAGGAATTCAAGAATAATGAGAAGCCCGCACTAACTAGTGAGCCGATTACAAATTTTGACGCTTATAATAAAATTTTACTGGGATTCCCGATCTGGTGGTTCACTTGTCCGCAGGCTATTATTTCATTTATTGAGCAAAATAATTTTTCGGGCAAAAAAATTTATCCATTCTGCACGTCGGGCGGGTCAAATTGTGAGAAGGCTACAGCAAAGATTCGCGAACTCTGCAAAGACTCACAAGTTTTCGACGGCATAAAAGCAAACTCGCTCGATAAATCAAAAATTTCTGAGTGGCTTAAGGATTTAAATTAATGAGCAAAATTTTATTTATTAAGCAAGAATCATATAATCAACCTGAAATAGATAAAGCAATAACTCGTGCATTTGATTTTTTCGGAGGAGTCAAAAATTTTATTAACCCCGGCGATAAAGTTTTGCTAAAAGTAAATCTCGTAGCAGGTCATGAAATCACGCGCCGAGTTACAACAGATCCCGCTATAGTCCGTGCAGCCGCAAAATTAGTTATCTCATGCGGGGGAGTGCCTTTCATTGCTGACAGTCCGGGAATCGATAATTTTATGAATTCAGCAAAGAAAGCCGGTTTTATTCAGGTAGCGCAAGAACTCGGAATCGAATGCAAAGAATTAACCGACCCCGTTAATCTTCCCGTTAAGAGCGGCGCAAGTTTTCATAAAATCCAAGTCAGCAGACAAGTTATTGAAGCAGATAAAATTATAAATCTCGCAAAGTTAAAGACTCACGGCCAAATGTATTTAACAATGGGAGTTAAAAATTTATTCGGCTGTATACCCGGACGGCTTAAAGCAGGCTGGCACTATAATGTAGGCTTAAATCGTGAAAAATTTGCGGGACTATTGCTTGATATTTATGAGGGAGTCGCGCCTTCTTTCACTATAATTGATGGTATAATCGGAATGCACAAAGACGGCCCTACTTCAGGCGAGCCGTATAATTTCGGATTAATCGGTGCTGCTGTTGACGCGGTAAAAATGGATTTCTGGCTGTGTAAATTTCTCGGTGCTGATTTCAACGAATACCCGCTATACTTGGCCGCAAAGAGTCGCAAAATGTCAGAGTGCGTATTAAATCCTGAAGATATTTGCGGCGATTTTGACTCGACTCATGAATTCAAAAATGTAATCCTGCCTAAGACTCATTCAATGAGATTAATTCCGAGAATTCCCCTTCTTGATAAATTAATGACTTCTAAGCCCGTTCATATTCCTGAAAAGTGCATAGGCTGCGGAAGATGTGAGTCAATTTGTGCGGCAAAGGCTCTTAAACACGAGAACAAAAAATTATATTTTGACTATAATAAATGTATTCGCTGTTATTGCTGTCATGAGATGTGCCCGGTTAAGGCTATAGAATTTCGAGAAAGCAAATTATTGAAACTTGTAAATTTCTTGACGCGATAAAAAAAATTCCCCCCTGTGTGAAATATTCAGAGGGGTTTACTTTCTTGAATCACAAAAAATTTTTAAGCAATTACCATTAATACATCGCCTGTATTAACACTGTCGCCGGACTTGACGCGAATCTCTGTAATTTTTCCTGACGCACTTGCAAATACTTCATTCTCCATTTTCATGGCCTCAAGTAATAATACAAGATCTCCGCTGTTTACTGAGTCACCGACATTGACTTTTACGTTTAAAATTTTGCCGGGCATGGGTGCTGTAACTGTGCTTGCTCCTTCTGCGACTGGTGCGGGTGCTGCGGGTGCTTCAGGTGCGGGGGCGGTTGCTGCTGCCGGGGCTGCTGCGACTGGTGCGGCGGGTGCTGATACAGGGGCGGGGATTACTGCTCCTGCTCCTAAGGGTTCTACTTCTACTGTGTAAGCTGTGCCATCTACTACGACTCTATATTTATTGCTCACGATTTAATTTCTCCTTTCATAAATATTAATAAATTAACGCCATCTGCGATTTAACCTGTTAGAATTCAGCGCGAAAGTTCCGGCCGTCTTCCATAAACTTGTCCAATAATCCCCGGCGGGTAAATATGCTCCGTTGTCTGCCTGTACTGATAAAATTTTGAAGTCTGCACTCCCTGTGAATTCAATAATAGCTGCTGTGATTGCTGCTACGATTTTCGCTTTATCGGGGGCGGCTGATTTTACCGGATTTTGTGCAGCTTTTACGGGAGCTGGTTTATTTACTGCCGGTGCTGGATCATTTTTTTTTTCGTCTTTACTGCCAGCAAATAATTTCATTCCGAAAATTACCGCCGTCAATGCAAGCAAGACTCCGAACACTATAGAGAATGCTACTATGCTTACATTAATAGCTCCGGAGAGTCCTTCAAAGTGCATTAAAATTTTCCTCCTATCCTATTATAAATATATAATTTAATGAGGGATTACACCGTGTTTTTTGCTGGGTGCTGTCTCTCGTTTGCTTTGTACTGCCTCGATGGCCTGCCAAACTGCTTTTCTTGTCTCTTCAGGCAAAATTACTTTATCGACATAACCGCGTTCTGCTGCTCTGTATGGATTTGCAAATGCCTCGCGATATTCGTCAATTTTTTCGAGCCTCTTTGCGCTGGGATCGTCTGCATTATTAATCTCATTCTTGAATACGATACTAGCTGCGCCCTCTGCTCCCATTACTGCGATTTCTGCCTGAGGCCAAGCAAGCACGACATCAGCTCCGAGTGATTTACTGCTCATTGCCAGATATGCCCCGCCGTAAGCCTTACGCATTATAACTGTAACAAGAGGCACAGTAGCTTCACTATATGCATATAACATTTTTGCGCCCTTGCGAATTATTCCGCCGTTCTCCTGATCTACTCCGGGCAAATATCCGGGAACATCTACAAATGTTATTATAGGAAGATTGAACGCGTCGCAATGTCTTATAAAACGTGATGCCTTATCTGACGCGTTAATATCAAGACAGCCCGCCATTACGTCCGCATTATTTGCAATTATTCCGACTGAACGCCCGCCGATTCGTCCGTAACCTGTTACAATATTTTTAGCAAAACCGGCCTGTACTTCTGTAAATTCTCCGTCGTCAAGCACTTTGCTTAATACCTCGTGAACGTCATAGCCCTTATTAGGATTCACAGGGACAATCTCGCGCAATGTCAAATCAGCACGTTCTACACTGTCATTTGTTGCCTTAAACGGCGCGTCGTCTA
This window encodes:
- a CDS encoding NAD(P)H-dependent oxidoreductase, whose product is MNDILIAYFSKSGRTKKIAELIASEINAPLHEIITEKKYPKNYFMTIIQARKEFKNNEKPALTSEPITNFDAYNKILLGFPIWWFTCPQAIISFIEQNNFSGKKIYPFCTSGGSNCEKATAKIRELCKDSQVFDGIKANSLDKSKISEWLKDLN
- a CDS encoding DUF362 domain-containing protein; translated protein: MSKILFIKQESYNQPEIDKAITRAFDFFGGVKNFINPGDKVLLKVNLVAGHEITRRVTTDPAIVRAAAKLVISCGGVPFIADSPGIDNFMNSAKKAGFIQVAQELGIECKELTDPVNLPVKSGASFHKIQVSRQVIEADKIINLAKLKTHGQMYLTMGVKNLFGCIPGRLKAGWHYNVGLNREKFAGLLLDIYEGVAPSFTIIDGIIGMHKDGPTSGEPYNFGLIGAAVDAVKMDFWLCKFLGADFNEYPLYLAAKSRKMSECVLNPEDICGDFDSTHEFKNVILPKTHSMRLIPRIPLLDKLMTSKPVHIPEKCIGCGRCESICAAKALKHENKKLYFDYNKCIRCYCCHEMCPVKAIEFRESKLLKLVNFLTR
- a CDS encoding biotin/lipoyl-binding protein — protein: MSNKYRVVVDGTAYTVEVEPLGAGAVIPAPVSAPAAPVAAAPAAATAPAPEAPAAPAPVAEGASTVTAPMPGKILNVKVNVGDSVNSGDLVLLLEAMKMENEVFASASGKITEIRVKSGDSVNTGDVLMVIA
- a CDS encoding OadG family protein; this encodes MHFEGLSGAINVSIVAFSIVFGVLLALTAVIFGMKLFAGSKDEKKNDPAPAVNKPAPVKAAQNPVKSAAPDKAKIVAAITAAIIEFTGSADFKILSVQADNGAYLPAGDYWTSLWKTAGTFALNSNRLNRRWR
- a CDS encoding methylmalonyl-CoA carboxyltransferase — translated: MGFRSIEELCGELNEKRNNALAGGGTEAVSKQKDKGKGTARERIAQLLDPGSFVEIDEFVTHRCNNFGLNEKKPLGDGVITGWGTIEGRKVFIFSQDFTVFGGSLGEKHADKICKIMDMAMQMGCPVIGINDSGGARIQEAVDSLNGYGKIFKRNTLASGVIPQISIIMGPTAGGAVYSPALTDFIFMVDHESIMHITGPEVIKAVTGESVTSEELGGAVTHNTISGNAHFCAKDESECFAQVRKVLSYLPLNNLDDAPFKATNDSVERADLTLREIVPVNPNKGYDVHEVLSKVLDDGEFTEVQAGFAKNIVTGYGRIGGRSVGIIANNADVMAGCLDINASDKASRFIRHCDAFNLPIITFVDVPGYLPGVDQENGGIIRKGAKMLYAYSEATVPLVTVIMRKAYGGAYLAMSSKSLGADVVLAWPQAEIAVMGAEGAASIVFKNEINNADDPSAKRLEKIDEYREAFANPYRAAERGYVDKVILPEETRKAVWQAIEAVQSKRETAPSKKHGVIPH